In one window of Prevotella sp. E13-17 DNA:
- a CDS encoding helix-turn-helix domain-containing protein, translated as MGKNTFGKTMPRALSQNLKIMGEQIMLARKRRHLSMQDIADRATVTRLTVSKVEHGDPTVSMGIYARVLFALNLENDITLLAADDALGRQLQDAELLGK; from the coding sequence ATGGGAAAGAATACATTTGGTAAAACGATGCCAAGGGCATTGAGCCAGAACCTAAAGATTATGGGCGAGCAAATCATGTTGGCCCGCAAGCGCAGACATTTGTCTATGCAGGACATTGCAGACAGAGCTACTGTGACACGCCTAACTGTCTCAAAGGTGGAACATGGCGACCCAACGGTTTCTATGGGTATCTATGCACGTGTTCTCTTTGCACTTAATCTGGAAAATGACATCACCCTGCTGGCTGCCGACGATGCTCTTGGCAGACAGCTTCAGGATGCAGAATTGTTGGGAAAATGA
- a CDS encoding type II toxin-antitoxin system HipA family toxin has product MKRIIVYADFDFLTSPEEIGTLGYEHVRGKDHFVFEYSRQWLKQHGGILLSGDLMNVPSLQHPRGNDNVFGFVKDSFPDRWGRLLLDRRERLTAQQESRPKRMLTNYDYLIGIEDFTRMGGIRYKEEEGDDYIRSSSAGLLPTGRKNASAKYLVPPIESLRALCDASHEIELAEERNELPEQRWLDQLIAPGSSLGGARPKANVVDTDGKLYVAKFPSKKDLENTELIEHFSHQLAAKAGINVAKTRTIKISKDRNLLLSERFDRTVEGCRIHFASAMSLLGLDDGAGSGTGNGYLDIVDFILRGCTDVRQNLRELYRRVAFNVMFGNTDDHFRNHGFLLTPKGWTLSPAYDINPGAKSHQCLLIDSYTEESDINVLLSASESYMLEHQEASEIIEEVRAAIKDWRKIATEIQIPAKLLESYSIRWDEL; this is encoded by the coding sequence ATGAAAAGAATTATAGTTTATGCAGATTTTGACTTCCTAACCTCTCCCGAAGAGATTGGAACATTAGGCTACGAACATGTTCGTGGCAAAGACCATTTTGTCTTTGAGTATTCGCGCCAGTGGCTAAAACAGCATGGCGGCATTCTGTTGAGCGGTGACCTAATGAACGTTCCTTCTTTGCAGCATCCTCGTGGTAATGATAATGTCTTCGGCTTCGTCAAGGATTCCTTCCCCGATCGCTGGGGGCGTTTGTTGCTCGACCGCAGAGAGCGACTAACTGCCCAACAAGAAAGTAGGCCGAAACGTATGCTTACTAATTACGACTACCTCATAGGGATTGAAGACTTTACGCGCATGGGTGGCATACGTTACAAAGAGGAAGAAGGTGATGACTACATCCGCTCCAGCTCTGCTGGCTTGCTACCAACGGGACGCAAGAACGCGAGTGCAAAATACCTTGTTCCCCCAATTGAGAGTCTCCGTGCCCTGTGCGATGCTAGTCATGAGATTGAGTTGGCTGAAGAACGTAACGAACTACCAGAACAACGCTGGCTCGACCAGTTGATTGCCCCGGGAAGCTCACTTGGTGGTGCTCGTCCTAAGGCCAACGTGGTTGATACTGACGGAAAACTGTACGTGGCAAAGTTCCCATCAAAAAAGGATCTGGAGAATACGGAGCTTATTGAGCACTTCTCGCATCAACTTGCGGCAAAAGCTGGTATCAACGTGGCAAAGACGCGCACCATCAAGATATCAAAGGACCGTAATCTGCTTCTTTCTGAACGCTTCGATAGAACAGTAGAGGGCTGTCGCATTCATTTTGCTTCCGCTATGTCGTTGCTTGGTCTTGATGATGGAGCCGGCAGCGGCACAGGTAACGGCTATCTTGACATCGTTGATTTCATTCTTCGTGGGTGTACCGATGTGCGCCAGAATCTCCGCGAACTCTATCGCAGAGTGGCATTTAACGTCATGTTTGGCAACACCGACGACCACTTCCGTAATCATGGTTTCCTGCTCACCCCGAAAGGCTGGACGCTCTCTCCTGCATACGACATCAATCCAGGAGCAAAGTCACATCAATGCTTGCTTATAGACTCATACACAGAAGAGTCGGACATCAATGTCCTACTCTCTGCAAGCGAGAGCTACATGCTTGAACACCAAGAAGCATCAGAAATTATCGAGGAGGTTCGTGCTGCAATCAAAGACTGGCGCAAAATCGCTACAGAAATACAAATACCCGCAAAGTTGTTAGAATCATATTCTATTCGTTGGGATGAACTATAA
- a CDS encoding MarR family transcriptional regulator, whose amino-acid sequence MRDDDTVNDTVNDTVNDTVKRTNTSLLSKTEQAVLDAISTHPDYSYEQLAATCGVSRPTIARTVKSLQIHGHIRRVGSDKTGHWEVINEVIRES is encoded by the coding sequence ATGAGAGACGATGATACTGTAAATGATACTGTAAATGATACTGTAAATGATACTGTAAAACGCACGAATACCTCTCTGTTGTCCAAAACTGAACAAGCGGTACTGGATGCTATTAGTACGCATCCCGATTACTCTTATGAACAACTGGCGGCAACTTGCGGCGTCTCGCGCCCAACCATTGCCCGAACAGTCAAGTCACTACAGATTCATGGACACATACGTCGTGTCGGTTCTGATAAAACAGGTCACTGGGAGGTGATTAACGAAGTTATACGTGAATCTTGA
- a CDS encoding ABC transporter permease translates to MTLKYLIQKEFLQIRRNAFLPKLIIIFPIVIMCLMPWVMQMEVKNIVVDVVDIDHTVESQRLVQQIAASNYFIFGGQKATYAEAIKDVEKGRADVILEIRDGKYLIAANAVNGTKGAMGSAYLSQIIRPTPQPLPVMEGSGYSQGQQVSAPSLTGRAGGGSLLLYNKGQNYKLFMIPALFAIVIMLMTGFLPTLNIVGEKEAGTIEQINVTPVSKWSFILAKLIPYWLIALFVITVCLLLAWIVYGITPAGPVWLIYVLAMLLALFFSSFGLIVSNYSDTMQQAMFVMWFFVVSILLLSGLFTPTRSMPQWAYLTTYINPMHYFIDAIRTVFIRGGGLLEIAHQVLALAAIGALMGCWAVQSYKKNS, encoded by the coding sequence ATGACACTGAAATATCTTATACAGAAAGAGTTCCTGCAGATACGCCGCAATGCGTTTCTTCCCAAACTCATTATCATATTCCCCATCGTGATCATGTGCCTCATGCCGTGGGTGATGCAGATGGAAGTGAAGAACATCGTAGTAGATGTGGTTGACATCGATCACACAGTGGAGTCGCAACGGTTGGTACAGCAGATAGCAGCCTCCAACTACTTTATTTTTGGTGGACAGAAAGCTACCTACGCTGAGGCGATAAAGGACGTGGAGAAAGGCAGGGCCGATGTCATTTTGGAAATACGTGATGGTAAATATCTCATTGCAGCCAATGCCGTCAACGGCACCAAGGGGGCTATGGGCAGCGCCTATCTGAGCCAGATAATAAGACCCACCCCCCAGCCCCTCCCTGTAATGGAGGGGAGTGGCTACTCTCAAGGGCAGCAGGTATCTGCTCCCTCCCTCACAGGGAGGGCTGGGGGTGGGTCTCTTCTCCTCTACAACAAAGGCCAGAACTACAAACTCTTTATGATTCCTGCGCTTTTTGCCATTGTGATAATGTTGATGACGGGCTTCCTGCCTACACTCAACATCGTTGGCGAGAAGGAGGCTGGTACCATCGAACAGATCAACGTTACACCCGTTTCAAAGTGGTCGTTCATCCTCGCCAAACTCATTCCTTACTGGCTCATCGCACTGTTTGTCATCACCGTTTGTTTGCTGTTGGCATGGATTGTCTATGGCATTACACCAGCCGGTCCGGTGTGGCTTATCTATGTGCTTGCTATGCTACTGGCGCTGTTTTTCTCTTCGTTCGGACTCATCGTGTCCAACTACTCAGACACTATGCAGCAGGCCATGTTTGTCATGTGGTTCTTTGTGGTTAGCATTTTGCTACTTTCTGGTCTTTTCACCCCAACGCGCTCCATGCCCCAGTGGGCTTATCTTACCACCTATATCAACCCCATGCACTACTTTATTGATGCTATTCGCACCGTCTTCATCCGCGGTGGAGGTTTGCTCGAAATTGCCCATCAAGTCTTAGCCCTTGCGGCCATAGGTGCGCTGATGGGCTGTTGGGCTGTACAGAGCTATAAAAAGAATAGTTGA
- a CDS encoding ABC transporter permease, producing the protein MKQFIAFVIKETRHILRDKRTMLILFGMPVVMMLLFGFAITTDVKHVRTVVVTSEMSPRIQQSIERLAQSEYFVITQTVNTPQEAELLIRSQKADMSLIPSPSPKGEGSSNLQWQIMVDGSDPNMAQQWTTYAQSILSQPVDDKHYSLPSPFGEGLGVRLLYNPQMRSAYNFVPAIMGMLLMLICAMMTSISIVREKEKGTMEVLLVSPVKPLMVIIAKAVPYLVLAFGILITILLMARYVLGVPLAGSLFWILSVSTLYILLALSLGLLISSVAQTQLVALLLSAMVLLMPVVMLSGMLFPVESMPQVLQWLSAVVPPRYYIEAMRKLMIMGVSIGEVAYEVSVLAGMTVVLLAVALKKFNVRLE; encoded by the coding sequence ATGAAACAGTTTATAGCATTTGTTATCAAGGAAACTAGGCATATCCTGCGCGATAAGCGTACGATGCTAATACTCTTCGGAATGCCTGTGGTGATGATGCTCCTCTTCGGCTTTGCCATCACCACCGATGTGAAGCATGTGCGTACAGTGGTGGTCACGTCAGAAATGTCACCCCGCATCCAACAATCTATAGAGCGATTGGCTCAGTCGGAATACTTCGTCATCACTCAGACGGTGAACACCCCGCAAGAGGCAGAGCTGCTTATTCGCAGTCAGAAGGCCGATATGAGCCTCATCCCCAGCCCCTCTCCAAAGGGCGAGGGGAGTAGTAACCTTCAGTGGCAAATCATGGTTGACGGTAGCGACCCCAATATGGCTCAGCAATGGACCACATACGCCCAAAGCATACTGTCTCAGCCAGTTGACGACAAACACTATTCACTCCCCTCGCCCTTTGGAGAGGGGCTGGGGGTGAGGCTCCTCTACAATCCCCAGATGAGGTCGGCCTACAATTTTGTGCCTGCCATCATGGGTATGCTGCTGATGCTCATCTGTGCTATGATGACTTCGATTTCTATTGTTCGCGAGAAAGAGAAAGGTACGATGGAGGTGCTGTTAGTGTCGCCGGTTAAGCCTCTGATGGTGATTATTGCTAAGGCGGTGCCCTATCTGGTGTTAGCTTTTGGCATCCTTATCACCATCCTCCTGATGGCGCGTTATGTGTTGGGTGTGCCTTTAGCTGGTTCGCTATTCTGGATTCTGTCCGTGAGCACGCTATATATCCTGTTGGCGCTCTCGCTGGGATTGCTCATCTCCAGTGTAGCCCAGACACAGCTTGTTGCCCTGCTGCTTTCAGCGATGGTACTATTGATGCCTGTGGTGATGTTGTCGGGCATGCTGTTTCCTGTAGAGTCGATGCCGCAAGTGTTGCAGTGGCTATCTGCAGTGGTGCCTCCACGCTATTATATCGAGGCTATGCGAAAGCTGATGATTATGGGGGTAAGCATAGGCGAGGTGGCTTACGAGGTATCTGTGCTGGCAGGTATGACTGTCGTGCTACTGGCTGTCGCGCTGAAGAAGTTTAACGTTAGGTTAGAGTAG